The region ctgTTTAGATGCCTCTTCGTCATTTGCTGCATCACCATCGTCCTTTGCGTTGGattcatcctcctcctcctcttcttcttcatcGCTGTTGTCTTCATCGTCTTCCTcttcattatcatcatcatcctcttcctcctcttcgTCATCGTCTGCTCCATCTGCTCCTTCCCCATCGCTGTGGTTCACTGTCACCCACTGACCATCATTGGAGTCGCTATCTTCATCGCTCTCAATGTCAATGGTCTTGGAGTCCTTGAGGAGCGCCTCGGCGCCGAGAACAGTGTCGTGAACCTCGCGCTCTCCATAGGCGCGAACCTTCCGCTCCGCCTGTGCCTCTGTCTGACGTCCTCGATCCTTTTTATGTAGCAGAGCCGGCAACTGTTCGCGGTAGAGTGTGATTAGCGAACGAGCCGCCATCATCACAGATTTCTCCTTGTACGTCTTGTACATGGCCAGGTCCTGCAGCAGATCCTCGCCCATGGCCAGGGGGCAACGCATACAAATCTCGCGCGTGGCATTCAAGCCGATGGCCATGACATCGCTGGAGTTGCGCTCTGTAATGAAATTGTTGGCTATTGTCTTCAGGATGGGCTCAATGATGTCGCCCGGAACCAGCTCATGGGACGCCTGGGCGGCAAACTGGAGCACGCGGGTCACCTGGCGCTGATGGGGCTGAAGAAAGCGAGTTATATACGGATAGTAGCCAAACAGGAATAGCTCGTGAATGCCGATCAGACGGGATATTACATCGAGGTGCATCAACTTCACTTCGAATCGCTCGTTTGTGGCCTGCAACTGCTTGAAGAGGCCTTCGGCCATTCCCTGGGGATTGTGCACCAAGTGAATGCCAGAGAAATTAAAGGCTGGCGcattctttttcttcttctgggCCTTGACCGCCTGCTTTTTGATCTTTTGCAGTTGCTTTTGGCCCTTTTTGGTCTTTTTGCTGACCCGATTTGCCAGCAGCGCACCCTTCAGATCCACCTCGTTTTCACTTTCGGTGTCCTCTtcttcgtcctcgtcgtcgtggCCGAGGAAGAATTTCAGCGACGTGACAAGGACCTTGGTTACCTTGGAGAAGCAACCCACTGTGGCAATGACATTCACCGATTTTGGATCATTCCAGATGTTCTTCTTGTACAGCTCGATCATTATATCCACAGACATCTTGGCGGCTTTGGGATTGGCGTCTTTCAGCATGGAGTACATAAAGTTTTGCAGGCTCTGCAATGTATTTGATTAGATTTGATTCAATTGATTGGTAAAAGGGTCAGTGGTCAGGCCAGCAACAAGTGCCTGAAAATGGTTGTTACCGAGTTGAGCTTCATATCCTTGTGCTTGGCATTCATATTCTTGATGTCCGTCACAATGTGGGCCTGCAGAAAGGTCCGTAGATTCTTGTCGGGGCAGCGCAACAGCTGGAAAAACAGTTCCAATATGTCTAGTGCAGGGACTAAGTTCTTGTTGCGCAGTAGAATCAGCGCCTTCACAAAGCAATTTCTCATGGCTGGATCCAAGACGGTGGCATAATTCCTGAGCAGATCGGCTAGGTGCTTCGGGAACAGCTCACAGGCAGCAGGATAGCACTGAGCCACTTGTGCTATAAACATGACAGTGTCATCCAAAGATTTGTTTTCCTCGCTGGGGTTCAAGGCGAACACTTCCAGCAGACTCAGAAAGTGCTGGTACTGAATGTGAAACTCATCGCTGTAAGACTCCGGATCGCGCTTGATCAGGTTCTGTAACTGCGGAAGATTCTCCGGCAGTTGATTGTTGTTGGGCCGCACCATGGTGAGCCGAAGAAATTGCGATTtttgcaaaaaccgaaacgTTCAAGTTTTTACTCTCGTTGCACGTGTTGGGGGTGTTCGTAAACGAACTGAATAATTTTACCTTAACCCATCTCAACCCCAATTAAAAAATGCATATTGCAAGGTGTGTGACCTAGAGAGGGAACAAAACCTAAGTTTTGGTAGATACAACAGCTGTGCATTTCAACGTAAACCAACACAGCCAGCAACTACCgtcaaaaaattaattttctctctctctgccccttcAGCAAAATGATGGAGCTGCAGCTAAATGACGTTGATTTAGAGGAAGGCGAGGTAAGTAAAACTGTTTGCACGACCATGGGGCGATGCTAGTTAGTCCAGTTCACTTCTCAGCTATCAGAAAGCGACGACGACGGAATTTATACACCGCTGCAGCGACCTGCACCCACTCCCGCACCCGCACCGGGTACAAGTGCCGAGAGTGTTGCAAGCCCTCACACTACTTGCCACCAAACTCAAACCGCTGCtcttgatgatgatgagtcCCAGACAAACAGTGACTCGTCTTCGGGCGAGTCCTCGGAAGAGGGATGCATAAAGAAGCTTCGTACAGATGATCCCGACAGCGGCCACAAGAAGCGAAAGAAACGAATCAAGCGCACGGTTATGAGGCGCGTTGcccccacagacacagagatgTTGCCAAATCGGACACGCTTCAAGAAGTACAATGTATGGACGGCCGCACTTCAGGAAGATGCTCTCAGCGAGAATATGCGTGGATGTGATGTTACTCGCAGTAGCCGCGATCGAAATGTGGAGAACTATGACTTCTCGTTAAGGTACCGGCTGAACGGCGAAAACCGACTGAAACGTCGGCTATCCAATTCATCCGAGGATGAGGCGGCGTCACATCCAACGCACAAGCGAGGTCGGCCATCTAGCCGCCCCACAGAAGAGGAGTTTTCTCAGCGAGGATCGGTCAAGAGTCGCCTCGGCCATCGAACGCGGCGCGGCGCCTCATCGACCAGTGGCTCGTCTGATAATTCGTGCGAGCCTCGACATATTCTCGACCTAAACGATATAGCTGGACGCGATCCATCCGATTTGGCAACAGAGATGGCCAGTAAACTGTACGAAGAAAAGGACGAATTGCTAAGTGAGTAGTTGAAAATATAGACGCTACtgaaaataatgcaaatattCATACTCCTAGTCCGTGTTGTGGCAGTTCTGGGAATGGATTTGCCCCTAGAGCTGTACAAAGAAACCCAGCGGATCGAAGCGGATGGCGGCATGATGATCAAAGTAAGTagttaaaaaaaaagcgaTTCCTGCTGATGACTAATGATAGCATTACAGAATGGCAGGCGAAGACGTACACCAGGAggtgtatttttatttttactaaAGCACCATGACAATATTACGCCAGAGCAACAAAAGTCCATATTCGATGAAGATCGCCAGAATATGAACAAGTCTCGCAAGCAGAtcgaaacgctgatgcgtAACCGAAAAGTAGAGGAGCTAAAGAAGTGCTTGAGCAAACAAAGCACCGAATTGGCTTCGTTATGCCAGCGCAAAGAGCATTATATGCAAGCAGACGAGCTGAGCGCGGAGAGTCAACCTGGCAATGGTAAGAAAATTACGACTAATATCTAAAGATatttaggttaggttaggttaaggcggtagccgggaggggggATAAGATCGTCCcgcccccaagctcacttggacctataaaaggtccgttgtgttgccgcatgggcatgtgccccttcgcgttgcccgaaccgtgaacctgcggcagtcatttacagtcgctgagttcgacgatattgagcctagagctttgatagctgcttgactgtccgagaagacgcacactaagtgcgtatctagAAGTAATTTggagacgatcgaaatggcctccctgatggcttcaacctccgcttggaacacactacagtgatccgggagcctgaagcaatgactgatgttcagctcgctgcagttgactccgcctcccacgcggccgtctagctttgagccatcagtgtagaagtggaccgcatttgcaggtcctggttcgcccgtctcccagtcctccataggtgggattgatacctggaagggcgtgAGAGAGGTAATCACTAGgaatacagtaatctgtcctctctggtaattgcgggagtctcatcaggattcccgagtgcccaaccgcggatgctttccacagtctggcttctctcattctgagggcggaaagtgttgccaccttctttcccatgagatccacagggaggaggtccagcacagtatccagggcttcccctggagtagtgcgtagcccgccagttatgcatagctctgccatgcgttgaactctgctgagtttattgaggcatgtccttctgtctaaggctggccaccataccaccactccatagagcatgattggtcgtatgatggcggtgtagagccaccgaactatatagggggtcattccccattttagtccgatggctttcctgcaagtatagagggccactgtggccttctttactctatcctctatgctcaatgtccaatcgagctttctatcgaggattaggccaagatacttggcgttgttgctgaagactagcgtttccccacatagtcttgggggaatcagtaccggaactttgtacttcctagtgaaaagcaccagttccgttttagacgggttgacgcctaacccgcatttgtctgcccatttcgacattttcgtgagagtacttgtcatgcactcacacaacgtttccggaaattttccggagaaaGCTATGGCAACATCGTCCGCGTACGCCACcacacggcagccacccccctctatctcctgcagcagtgtgttcactgccacATTCCATAgaaggggcgagaggactcctccctgcggtgtgcctctgctgacaaatctggtacacgttgacgtccccagtgatgcctcaaccgtcgcattgtagcatctgatcgatcaggctcaccgtcctggagtcaacgcccagatccgtcagtgcgccagtgatggcggtcggaaggatgttgttaaaggcgccttctatgtcgacgaaggctactagggtgtactccttaaagttaagggacgcttcgatgatcgatgtgatcgagtgtagggccgtttcggtggatcttcccttccgataggcatgctgggagtctgagatcagactgggcGGAATGCACGCCGtgagatgcagccccaggagccgctccATCGTCTTTAGAAGAAGAGACGATAGACtcatgggtctgaaatcttttggggcagtgtgcgagggcttgcctgccttgggtatgaatacgactttggtctgaaaccaggtgtcaggaatgcaGATAATGGCTTTAtgtcccgcgtgaatcagttgggcagggaaaatgccgtctggccccgcggacttgtagggtttaaagcttctgatcgcccaggaaatgttctcctggcttagcagtctcaggatggcatttgaggcgacagaaggaggcgcgaggtagttgggtctgttttcatcgcagccagggaaaTGGGTattaggagaagatttagcgactcatcgctggacgtagtccacgactggtcggtgttcttcaagtagcccagggtgggtgttgtcttcgagagaactctgcgcaagcgtgaggcttctgagttactctcgatttcgctgcagaacttacgccaggaggcgcgtttggcttttctgagttctttgttgtaggttgacagactggccttgtattcggcccagttttgctcaacgttttcagccttagctttattgaagagtctccgggaggctttccggagttcacccagttttggattccaccattcaggtttcctccggcctctgttcttgccagaggggcatgctttgtcgagcgccttattgcaggcgtcggtaaagatcttaagaagacgagtcgtggcctccgtggagaactcctcctcagatgggggctcagggagaacacgacagatgTAGTCAgagtaccgagtccagtttgtccgcctgatgttccggaatCGGACTGGCATCGGTACTGCGAAGGAGAAgacagtttccacgtacctgtggtccgagaaggagtgctcttccaggaccctccaggatacaatgttacgctgtatctcatgagaggcaagagtgaggtccaggacctccttgccgtttttaataataaaggtgggatctggctcgacctccgcttgcctgcccttgcgatcggacTTGTAAGTGGATATGGTGACCTTCTTGTAGCCATAATCCACTACACCGTCCGACTTTGCGAGGAGATCAATGGAttcctcatttaggacgaggatgatctggcgcctctgcccttggatatcctccacctttgccaccttccaatcggctgtaggaaggtgggggttgcagacctgcagtaacctgaggatcttctcaggctctgcaggcttatccgagacccacgctctggctctcgggcgactagggacatcttcccacttcacggcctccagtttcgcccctggatagacctctttgagggccgccaccgccttcatgtagagggccgcagagcgagcgtcttggcaggcgatggctttcaccttgccttgatgccaccttgcgtcctcacactttggcggtggtctgccgttctcctccagttccagtaggaaccggtcctggagctcgttctccaccaggtgccacttatcgcgaGGGACATTGCCATCCTCGgcgcccctgtccaggacaccgATCAGGGTCCTGCCCCTTGCCACCTCAACGAACGACCGgttcgtgaggtgggtcttcacccgcttggcttgctgggcttggcctggctgattcgcggggtcctccgctgagcgttgccgcttgttgggggccttggctgcgccctttccggctttggctggctggaacagTGGAAGGATTGAGGAGGCCCACAGCCTGtgctcctttccttcggcTGACGCCCTAAAGTTCGGGTCTtcgttggacaggatgaaagccgctcgtctcctgtcctggtacgacggctttccaccccgtggtgcagagacgctgccCACCGGGGCTCCCATGGGTTCTTCGCCACCCCGGTATCCgcttcgcccttggagccacccgacttggaggcacccgattggcttttcgggccccccctcgctgcggctgctgcctgaagacggtggaccgactcatCCTCCTTCAccgtcttctttggacccggtttcccaggcgctggtgcagagggattggcttgtccctccggtactttaagaggagtaccgagctcctttgcggttttgtttgtttttatattttgagtGTTTGACATAGTAGTtgccacgagtaggcgggaaggggatggtcacccgaggcatagcccgctcgccccgggaagcctgatttaaactggaggtcggcaggtatccagagtccgcatattagcgaccgggcacccccccggccatgcatccctcggcatataacagtgtcaccttggattggggtaatttcactgagagttttcttctctccgcccgactatgACCGTGACATGACATGACCGTGCTAGGACCTGTtaccagccgccctcacggggagagtgtagtcgcacttccaccggtgtgcacagttacggcgggtgacggTTCGCTCGCAACCCTCTGTGTCCTAAGGGGGGGTGTGAGACGCAGACCGCACCGGGTATTACTAACCGGAGCGGCTGCGCCTCATTTCCGAGttcacagttgtgcgagccgacccgtcatccgtttgtccccctttagcacccgatggctgacggccTAAAGATATTTAACTAAAGTCTAAATGTTTCTCCCGAACAGTGTCAAACCCTCCGCCGTCGCCAGTGGGCCATGAGCAGGAGAGCCCAGAATATAAGACACACGAAATAAACATTAATCACGTGGATAATGCTGAACTACCATCTACATCGAAGGCGGCCGCTTTGGCGTCATCAGTGGGCCTTAAGGAGCTGGTTAGCTATGAGGACGATTTTTTGGATGTAAACTGTGGAGAAATGGACTTCTTCTAGGCTAACGCAAAGCGTTTACGTGAAGTCGGACCCAATTATTTGGGCCCATTTTGTACTAAATTTATATAGTTAGACCCTCATTTgtacatttaaataaatgccTCGGatcaaacaaatcaaattccACTTTGGCGCGGAGGTCCGGCTACGATCATGACGATAGTATCGAATGCCTATCATCAGTCGAATAAAATTATGAGTGCAGTGCTGAGGTTCCTAAATTGAACCGAATATAAAAAGTGAGGATATTATTTCCGATTATGGGCAGAGAACGACTAGCCCATTGTCGACGAAAATAATGAATCTTGAAG is a window of Drosophila pseudoobscura strain MV-25-SWS-2005 chromosome 3, UCI_Dpse_MV25, whole genome shotgun sequence DNA encoding:
- the Mys45A gene encoding protein SDA1 homolog; this translates as MVRPNNNQLPENLPQLQNLIKRDPESYSDEFHIQYQHFLSLLEVFALNPSEENKSLDDTVMFIAQVAQCYPAACELFPKHLADLLRNYATVLDPAMRNCFVKALILLRNKNLVPALDILELFFQLLRCPDKNLRTFLQAHIVTDIKNMNAKHKDMKLNSSLQNFMYSMLKDANPKAAKMSVDIMIELYKKNIWNDPKSVNVIATVGCFSKVTKVLVTSLKFFLGHDDEDEEEDTESENEVDLKGALLANRVSKKTKKGQKQLQKIKKQAVKAQKKKKNAPAFNFSGIHLVHNPQGMAEGLFKQLQATNERFEVKLMHLDVISRLIGIHELFLFGYYPYITRFLQPHQRQVTRVLQFAAQASHELVPGDIIEPILKTIANNFITERNSSDVMAIGLNATREICMRCPLAMGEDLLQDLAMYKTYKEKSVMMAARSLITLYREQLPALLHKKDRGRQTEAQAERKVRAYGEREVHDTVLGAEALLKDSKTIDIESDEDSDSNDGQWVTVNHSDGEGADGADDDEEEEEDDDDNEEEDDEDNSDEEEEEEEDESNAKDDGDAANDEEASKQKKEKKDLKILNQKEAAQELALTRIFTDEDFKRINAANLKKTVTNSRKRPLEQDRAEFVKLNSIEMIFKKRKHDKESRMETVQAGRQDRERFGWKDGRVNEHCSKTNSEKRKTKNFGMMRHKARSKVKKSFRDKQLSLRKHLLHQKKMK
- the Phax gene encoding phosphorylated adapter RNA export protein, producing the protein MMELQLNDVDLEEGELSESDDDGIYTPLQRPAPTPAPAPGTSAESVASPHTTCHQTQTAALDDDESQTNSDSSSGESSEEGCIKKLRTDDPDSGHKKRKKRIKRTVMRRVAPTDTEMLPNRTRFKKYNVWTAALQEDALSENMRGCDVTRSSRDRNVENYDFSLRYRLNGENRLKRRLSNSSEDEAASHPTHKRGRPSSRPTEEEFSQRGSVKSRLGHRTRRGASSTSGSSDNSCEPRHILDLNDIAGRDPSDLATEMASKLYEEKDELLIRVVAVLGMDLPLELYKETQRIEADGGMMIKNGRRRRTPGGVFLFLLKHHDNITPEQQKSIFDEDRQNMNKSRKQIETLMRNRKVEELKKCLSKQSTELASLCQRKEHYMQADELSAESQPGNVSNPPPSPVGHEQESPEYKTHEININHVDNAELPSTSKAAALASSVGLKELVSYEDDFLDVNCGEMDFF